One window of the Pelobates fuscus isolate aPelFus1 chromosome 12, aPelFus1.pri, whole genome shotgun sequence genome contains the following:
- the TNNI2 gene encoding troponin I, fast skeletal muscle — MLQVAKTALEKEEADTAAEKESYLDEHCPPLSLPHSLQDLQEFVKKLHAKIDVVDEERYDMEVKVQKSSKELEDLNQKIFDLRGKFKRPALRRVRMSADAMLRALLGSKHKVNMELRANLKQVKKEDTDKEKDLRDVGDWRKNIEEKSGMEGRKKMFESEA; from the exons ATGCTCCAggttgccaaaacagctctagAAAAAGAAGAAGCAGATACAGCCGCAGAGAAAGAGAGCTATCTGGACGAGCATTGTCCTCCCTTGAGTCTGCCACACTCTCTGCAAGATCTGCAG GAATTTGTCAAAAAGTTGCACGCCAAGATTGATGTGGTTGATGAGGAGAGATATGACATGGAGGTCAAAGTTCAGAAGAGCTCCAAGGAG CTGGAAGACCTCAACCAGAAGATCTTTGACCTGAGGGGTAAATTCAAGAGGCCCGCACTGAGACGTGTGCGTATGTCAGCTGATGCCATGCTTCGCGCTTTGCTTGGTTCCAAGCACAAAGTCAACATGGAACTTCGTGCCAATCTCAAGCAGGTCAAGAAAGAGGACACCGACAAG GAGAAAGATCTTCGTGATGTTGGTGACTGGCGTAAGAACATTGAGGAGAAATCTGGTATGGAAGGCAGAAAGAAGATGTTCGAGTCTGAGGCTTAA